In Microvenator marinus, one genomic interval encodes:
- a CDS encoding ferritin-like domain-containing protein, producing the protein MSNEALIKSLNQALAFELRAEIMYAHYSAYVAGIHRLHLQPFFAAEAQESFTHASVVRGAIVKLGGVAVTERDQAPIKHTTDYREILEECLNTEKKAAETYGAILQILPDNDDELYDSLQQVFFAEQRSVEEITRLL; encoded by the coding sequence ATGTCAAACGAAGCCCTTATCAAAAGCCTGAACCAAGCCCTTGCCTTCGAATTGCGCGCAGAGATTATGTACGCCCACTATTCGGCATACGTAGCAGGCATCCATCGTTTGCACCTCCAGCCCTTCTTCGCGGCCGAGGCGCAAGAGTCTTTCACCCATGCCAGCGTAGTTCGGGGAGCCATCGTCAAACTTGGGGGTGTCGCTGTGACTGAGCGTGACCAAGCGCCAATCAAGCACACCACGGATTACCGTGAGATCCTCGAAGAGTGCCTAAATACCGAGAAGAAAGCCGCCGAGACCTACGGGGCCATCCTTCAGATTCTTCCGGACAACGATGATGAGCTCTACGATTCGCTTCAGCAGGTTTTCTTTGCTGAACAACGAAGTGTCGAAGAAATCACCCGCCTGCTCTGA
- a CDS encoding YbgC/FadM family acyl-CoA thioesterase: MNEHVHKVQIYYEDTDLSGVVYHANYLRYFERAREHVIGAERLVKLLEEGVAFVVYKASLTYKEGARLGDIIEVRSTWVRESDYRVVFKQNVWKEGKLLVEGEVQMVTVDPNNKLTPLPHW; encoded by the coding sequence ATGAACGAGCACGTCCACAAGGTGCAGATTTACTACGAGGATACCGACCTTTCAGGGGTCGTGTATCACGCAAACTATCTTCGATATTTCGAGCGAGCCCGTGAGCACGTCATCGGCGCGGAGCGCCTGGTGAAGCTTCTGGAGGAGGGCGTGGCTTTTGTCGTCTATAAAGCGAGCCTCACCTACAAGGAGGGCGCGCGCCTCGGCGATATCATCGAGGTTCGCTCAACGTGGGTGAGGGAGAGCGACTACCGTGTCGTGTTCAAACAAAACGTTTGGAAGGAAGGGAAGTTGCTTGTCGAGGGCGAAGTCCAAATGGTCACGGTCGACCCAAACAACAAGCTCACGCCCCTTCCTCATTGGTAG
- a CDS encoding HAD family hydrolase, with protein sequence MTQQSARRTAAFYDVDGTLIKTNVVHAYAYYAINDPSITSRIQRTASLVASLPLYWVADKYDRKWFNDAFYKNYAGLTEDRLIVLGEELFENVIRPNIFKGARDLIQNSKAQGHQQVLVTGALDFVTEPLARYLGVDDFVANRLEFKDHVATGNLLKPMLAGANKALWVRQYAEKHNLNLDESFAYADSGSDLPLLSVVGKPCAVNPDFRLKTTARAYQWPVLTLE encoded by the coding sequence ATGACTCAACAATCCGCGCGGCGAACGGCGGCCTTCTATGACGTAGATGGCACCTTGATCAAGACCAACGTGGTCCACGCATACGCATACTACGCAATCAACGACCCGAGTATCACTTCTAGAATTCAGAGAACTGCCTCTCTGGTAGCCAGCCTCCCGCTCTACTGGGTCGCAGATAAATACGACCGCAAATGGTTCAATGACGCATTCTACAAGAACTATGCGGGGTTGACCGAAGACCGACTCATCGTTTTGGGTGAAGAACTCTTCGAAAATGTGATCCGCCCCAATATTTTCAAAGGCGCGCGCGACCTCATCCAAAACTCGAAGGCACAGGGCCATCAGCAAGTCCTGGTGACCGGCGCGCTCGACTTCGTGACCGAACCGCTGGCGCGCTATCTAGGTGTGGACGATTTTGTGGCCAACCGATTGGAGTTCAAGGACCACGTCGCCACCGGTAACTTGCTCAAACCCATGCTTGCTGGCGCGAACAAAGCCCTCTGGGTTCGCCAATACGCCGAGAAGCACAACCTCAATCTCGACGAATCTTTCGCTTATGCGGACTCTGGCAGCGACCTCCCCTTGCTTTCCGTTGTCGGAAAACCATGTGCTGTAAATCCGGATTTCCGACTAAAGACCACAGCGCGAGCCTACCAATGGCCCGTGTTAACGTTGGAATAA
- a CDS encoding AMP-binding protein, translated as MSNEKNGKKNGKSNGHLNGQINGHAHEPSHEVVRATDDLADVALPSSAYDDQGSSLSVSKSLHGKRILVTGATGFLAKVYISMLLRYHPDIEQLYVLIRESKTKSANDRFLDEVISSPVFDPLREIYGAGFDEFLREKVTPLGGDITQLHMGLAEDEARAISSVLDVFVNSAGLTNFNPNLESALRINTMSSQYILDFIKLGGSHAKLLHVSTAFVAGSTQKPTPEVLPLEDVYPRHNELGVDFDAIREIKDCLAMIEHAKVLSKDQERHTTFVKAAKDRLKKENRLIDEQSVEKEIENERRDWIKRHLSTEGRKRAEHWGWVNIYTYTKSLGERLLVEHADDVEYSIFRPAIIESSMSYPFPGWNEGMNTTAPIMFLIYKGHRFIPAKPDVKLDVIPVDWVTGLMIGMTAALIESRHEAVYHCGTSDRNPMTLPRIVELCALASRQIHSKKVGVPAWKKLVINSMDAITVDEGTFKRQSIPGMHKAAKSFGSAIDKLPTRQMGAFGKALSSVRNEAKKVEKLTATGEKIFELFMPFIHDNKYVFVAQNALKLSEMLHPSERHLYGCPVESLDWRHYWLNVHTPGLEKWVFPNLEEKLKGDPRETYTYKDLVELFDSSTTNYAQNIALQHHRGGEIVERYTYGELKERAERVASFLNSMGISTGSSVLLLGENRPQWGMVYFGILKAGAIAVPVDAESTPNQVINLAKSCRAHAIVLSQEVFDRMAAEIESEISSLGLPTRILTHNQLLTLQLPGPEVKIPDDAPRTTDDPNLASLIFTSGTTGDPKGVMLSHQNFTSLLSSLDGTFRITDRDGFLSVLPLHHTFEFSAGFLMPLSKGASVTYLDELSGEELKSAMNATRVTALIGVPALWQLLHRSIKQRVDAAGPSAKVVFDNMIALNQNLRKRGVNVGPLLFSSVHKAFGNHIKYLISGGASLPEDVLEAFNALGFDIYEGYGLTEAAPVLTVSRPQDGLKPGSVGKSIPHVEIKIHNPDENGVGEVVARGPNVMLGYLDREDDTKSTLQDGWLHTGDLGTLDDKGRLTIVGRRKEVIVTSGGKNVYPDELEDIYGKAPGVLELAIVGLPDGRGSERVACLVRPDVPEGASAEEIAELRKSIREWIRVEGLRGTPHTRIQVLRFWDEVFPRTSTRKVKRREILEILDRLLVAEETSVDKGESDHAWVWLEKAVATLAGKEASAIHHNTHLVDDLGFDSLMFVELVSILEARSIYITAEALSRHETLGALREALENSSQSTQTALVVQPKSTAERVESLPVPAPVSELGKKALHEAQMRSYKGYFDVQVSGKANIPWHSPNVIVIANHSSHLDMGLVKFALGDFGKEIRALAAADYFFSNKIRKTYFQNFTNLIPVERAGTPDVALKGALDALDKGETLLMFPEGTRASDGKLRKFRRGLGFLVATQKVDILPVWIEGTHRALPKGKSLPSLTSRKLKVRIGKPLEASKLVQASNGATGNDLWDFIAESAYQSMVDLRDLGVKKTGGEDILQPLFSELNQKFERDQLDQPVTYYFTLGASDDQKWSIVVNANDCSIYQGKPKNGAADCVVKTSPEIFRKIVQEKYVPSFDEFMNGTIKTNSPDLLARFGAVFKLQG; from the coding sequence ATGTCGAACGAAAAGAACGGTAAGAAAAACGGCAAGTCGAACGGCCATCTCAATGGTCAGATCAATGGGCATGCACACGAGCCTTCGCACGAGGTCGTGCGCGCCACGGATGACCTTGCAGACGTTGCACTTCCCTCGTCGGCATACGATGATCAGGGATCCTCACTCTCCGTAAGCAAATCACTTCACGGAAAGCGTATCCTCGTGACAGGCGCCACGGGATTCCTAGCCAAGGTCTATATTTCGATGTTGCTTAGGTATCATCCAGATATCGAACAACTCTACGTTTTGATTCGTGAGTCGAAAACCAAATCGGCAAATGACCGCTTTCTCGATGAGGTAATTTCATCGCCCGTTTTCGACCCGCTCCGGGAGATTTACGGAGCAGGTTTTGATGAGTTCTTGAGGGAGAAAGTCACACCGCTCGGCGGCGACATCACCCAACTGCACATGGGGCTCGCCGAGGACGAGGCACGCGCCATCTCCAGTGTTCTGGACGTTTTCGTCAACTCAGCCGGTCTGACGAACTTCAATCCAAATCTCGAAAGCGCCTTGCGAATCAACACGATGTCTTCGCAGTACATTCTGGATTTCATCAAGCTCGGTGGCTCGCACGCAAAGCTCCTCCACGTCTCGACCGCATTCGTGGCGGGTTCCACTCAAAAGCCGACACCGGAAGTCCTTCCCTTGGAAGACGTCTACCCACGCCACAACGAGCTCGGAGTGGACTTCGACGCGATCCGAGAAATCAAGGATTGCCTGGCGATGATCGAGCACGCAAAGGTCCTCTCAAAAGACCAAGAGCGCCACACAACCTTTGTCAAAGCCGCAAAGGACAGGCTGAAGAAGGAAAACCGCCTCATCGACGAACAGTCCGTCGAAAAAGAGATCGAGAATGAGCGCCGCGATTGGATCAAACGCCATCTCTCAACCGAAGGCCGAAAGCGCGCCGAGCATTGGGGCTGGGTCAATATCTACACCTATACCAAATCGCTTGGGGAACGGCTCCTCGTGGAGCACGCGGACGACGTTGAGTACTCCATCTTCCGCCCTGCTATCATCGAGAGTTCCATGTCCTACCCGTTCCCAGGGTGGAACGAGGGCATGAACACCACCGCTCCCATCATGTTCCTGATTTACAAGGGACACCGATTCATCCCCGCCAAGCCAGATGTCAAACTCGACGTGATTCCGGTGGACTGGGTGACCGGGTTGATGATCGGAATGACTGCAGCGCTCATCGAGAGCCGACACGAGGCCGTCTACCACTGCGGTACGAGCGACCGAAATCCGATGACGCTCCCACGAATCGTGGAACTCTGCGCACTTGCCTCGCGCCAGATTCACTCTAAGAAGGTAGGTGTTCCAGCTTGGAAGAAGCTCGTCATCAACAGCATGGACGCCATCACGGTGGACGAAGGCACCTTCAAACGCCAATCCATTCCGGGCATGCACAAGGCCGCAAAATCTTTTGGGTCGGCGATCGACAAACTCCCGACTCGGCAGATGGGAGCTTTTGGAAAGGCGCTCAGCAGCGTGCGAAACGAGGCGAAGAAGGTCGAGAAGCTCACCGCGACTGGCGAGAAGATTTTCGAACTCTTCATGCCTTTCATTCACGACAACAAATATGTTTTCGTGGCTCAAAATGCACTCAAGCTCTCCGAGATGCTTCATCCGAGCGAACGCCATCTCTACGGATGCCCTGTAGAAAGCCTCGACTGGCGTCATTACTGGCTAAACGTGCACACGCCGGGCCTAGAGAAATGGGTCTTCCCAAATCTCGAAGAAAAGCTCAAAGGCGATCCACGAGAGACCTACACCTACAAAGACCTCGTCGAGCTCTTCGACTCTTCGACAACAAATTACGCCCAAAATATTGCACTTCAGCATCATCGTGGCGGTGAGATTGTCGAGCGATACACTTATGGAGAACTCAAGGAACGCGCCGAGAGAGTCGCGTCGTTTCTAAACTCCATGGGCATCTCCACGGGAAGCTCCGTGCTCCTCCTTGGCGAGAATCGGCCTCAGTGGGGCATGGTTTACTTTGGTATTCTGAAGGCTGGCGCGATTGCTGTCCCGGTTGACGCAGAATCCACCCCGAATCAGGTCATCAATCTCGCGAAGTCATGCCGAGCGCATGCCATTGTCTTAAGTCAGGAAGTGTTCGATCGAATGGCGGCCGAAATCGAGAGTGAGATTTCGTCACTTGGTCTGCCGACACGCATTCTGACCCACAATCAGCTGCTCACGCTTCAGCTTCCGGGACCCGAAGTCAAAATTCCAGACGATGCACCAAGAACCACGGACGACCCAAACCTCGCGAGTTTGATTTTCACCTCGGGCACCACCGGTGACCCAAAGGGCGTGATGCTCTCGCATCAGAACTTTACGTCGCTCCTGAGCAGCCTCGACGGCACGTTTAGAATCACGGACCGCGACGGGTTCCTCAGTGTGCTTCCGCTCCATCACACCTTTGAGTTTTCGGCAGGATTCCTGATGCCCCTCTCAAAGGGTGCAAGCGTCACCTACCTTGACGAACTCTCGGGCGAAGAGCTCAAGAGTGCGATGAACGCCACTCGGGTAACGGCACTGATCGGGGTGCCGGCCCTCTGGCAACTCCTCCATCGCAGCATCAAACAACGAGTGGACGCGGCCGGCCCAAGCGCAAAAGTTGTTTTCGACAACATGATCGCGTTGAACCAAAACCTGCGAAAGCGTGGCGTCAACGTTGGCCCCCTGCTCTTCTCATCCGTACACAAAGCGTTCGGAAACCATATCAAATATCTGATCTCCGGCGGAGCCTCGCTCCCCGAGGACGTCCTTGAGGCTTTCAATGCGCTCGGCTTCGACATCTACGAAGGCTACGGATTGACCGAAGCAGCTCCTGTTTTGACTGTCAGCCGACCCCAAGACGGGCTCAAGCCAGGGAGTGTCGGAAAGAGTATCCCGCATGTAGAGATCAAGATTCACAACCCCGACGAAAACGGCGTGGGTGAAGTCGTCGCGCGGGGACCGAACGTCATGCTCGGCTACCTCGACCGCGAGGATGACACCAAATCGACCTTGCAAGATGGCTGGCTGCATACCGGCGATCTCGGCACACTTGACGACAAAGGAAGACTCACCATCGTCGGAAGACGAAAAGAAGTCATTGTGACGTCTGGCGGAAAGAACGTTTACCCGGACGAACTCGAAGACATCTATGGCAAAGCCCCAGGCGTTTTGGAACTTGCTATCGTAGGCCTGCCGGACGGTCGCGGCTCAGAACGAGTCGCCTGCTTGGTGCGCCCAGACGTGCCCGAAGGCGCGAGTGCCGAGGAGATCGCCGAGCTCAGAAAATCCATCCGTGAATGGATCCGAGTTGAAGGCCTCAGAGGCACACCACACACGCGTATCCAAGTCCTACGATTCTGGGACGAAGTCTTCCCAAGAACGTCCACACGCAAGGTCAAACGCCGCGAGATTCTCGAGATTCTCGACCGACTTCTCGTCGCTGAAGAGACCAGTGTGGACAAAGGCGAATCCGACCACGCTTGGGTCTGGCTTGAAAAAGCTGTCGCGACTTTGGCCGGGAAAGAGGCCTCCGCCATCCACCACAACACACATTTGGTGGACGACCTCGGATTCGATAGTCTGATGTTTGTCGAGCTTGTGAGCATCCTCGAGGCGCGCAGTATCTACATTACCGCTGAAGCACTCTCTCGCCACGAGACACTCGGGGCGCTGCGAGAAGCACTAGAGAACTCATCTCAGAGCACCCAAACAGCACTCGTTGTGCAGCCGAAATCAACGGCTGAGCGCGTGGAGAGCCTTCCTGTTCCAGCGCCTGTATCGGAGCTCGGAAAGAAGGCCCTTCATGAGGCGCAGATGCGCTCGTACAAAGGCTACTTCGACGTTCAAGTCTCTGGGAAAGCCAACATCCCGTGGCACTCCCCGAACGTCATCGTCATCGCAAATCACTCGAGCCACCTGGATATGGGCCTTGTGAAGTTTGCGCTCGGTGATTTTGGAAAGGAAATCCGCGCGCTCGCAGCAGCCGACTATTTCTTCTCCAATAAGATCCGAAAGACTTATTTCCAGAACTTCACGAACCTCATCCCTGTTGAGCGCGCCGGTACGCCGGATGTCGCGCTCAAAGGCGCGCTCGACGCGCTCGATAAAGGTGAAACCCTACTCATGTTCCCAGAAGGGACACGGGCTAGCGACGGGAAGTTGAGGAAGTTTCGGCGCGGACTAGGCTTTCTTGTGGCCACACAGAAAGTGGACATCCTTCCAGTATGGATCGAGGGCACCCATCGCGCCCTTCCGAAAGGGAAGTCTCTTCCTTCGCTTACTTCTCGCAAGCTCAAGGTGAGAATCGGCAAGCCACTTGAGGCGTCCAAATTGGTCCAAGCGTCAAACGGAGCGACCGGCAACGATCTCTGGGATTTCATCGCCGAAAGCGCCTACCAATCCATGGTTGATTTGCGTGACCTCGGCGTGAAGAAGACAGGCGGGGAAGATATTCTTCAGCCGCTCTTCTCCGAACTCAACCAGAAGTTCGAACGCGATCAGCTCGATCAACCCGTAACCTACTATTTCACCCTCGGAGCATCGGACGACCAAAAATGGTCCATCGTCGTCAACGCAAACGACTGCAGCATCTACCAGGGTAAACCCAAGAACGGTGCGGCTGATTGTGTGGTAAAGACATCCCCGGAAATCTTCCGAAAGATCGTTCAAGAAAAGTACGTGCCGTCCTTTGACGAGTTCATGAACGGGACCATTAAGACAAACTCGCCGGACCTCTTGGCCAGATTTGGCGCCGTGTTCAAGCTTCAGGGATGA
- a CDS encoding low molecular weight protein-tyrosine-phosphatase codes for MNQTPIKVMFFCLGNICRSPIAHGVFEHLVQERGLADKFDIDSSGTSGYHTGEAPDPGSQRAVKKLLGADISSQKAQRLSARHLEEFDVLVAMDANNRRDALKIAPQATIHLMRDFDSKGRGQDVPDPWGYGDSHFEDVFDMVHRSCEQLLEHLISEFQLE; via the coding sequence ATGAATCAAACACCCATTAAGGTGATGTTTTTCTGCCTGGGTAATATTTGCCGCTCCCCCATTGCCCATGGGGTATTCGAGCATCTTGTTCAGGAGCGTGGACTCGCCGACAAATTCGACATCGATTCTTCCGGAACCAGTGGATACCACACCGGTGAAGCTCCTGACCCCGGCTCACAAAGAGCGGTCAAGAAGCTCCTTGGCGCCGATATCTCCAGCCAAAAGGCTCAGAGGCTCAGTGCCAGACATTTGGAAGAATTCGATGTTCTAGTGGCGATGGATGCCAACAATCGCCGCGACGCCCTAAAGATCGCGCCACAGGCCACAATTCATCTGATGAGAGACTTCGATTCCAAAGGTCGAGGCCAAGATGTTCCGGACCCTTGGGGATATGGGGACTCGCATTTTGAAGATGTTTTTGACATGGTGCATCGAAGTTGTGAGCAATTGCTCGAACATCTCATTTCTGAGTTCCAATTGGAGTAG
- a CDS encoding lactate racemase domain-containing protein produces MAEDKTYSCVRILDEDSVPRYMHYGEDFINVKLPAGTRVVYAKPPMKPIENRKAAIRYALNNPEGDAKPLYAQLKPGMKVTIAIDDISVPLPPMRTPDLRQQMLEVVLQILEDHGVEDYEMVIALALHRPMTASEIKRMVGSEIFNKYYPHRLYNMDGEDKENMVILGTTRHGEEVQMVRRAAESDLLIYVNINYVPMNGGYKSIATGLAGYTGIRHHHNPKTILASDSYMDPEKSALYSSNERIGKVIRENLNVFHIETTLNNKMYDDNLMFLARPEDIWSPADHLKFKAMQKALERVPRPAKRALFHKIPADYGLVGVHAGETEAVHAKTLEKCWQQHAVEMEGQADVMIYGIPFESPYNVNSILNPILVHVMALGYFFNMYRGKPVIKKGGTLIITHPCYDDFDPDHHPSYIEFFNLCLSETRDSKVLAHKWEEKFAHNPNYIEMYRRGNAYHGVHPFYMWYWGENGRAHIGRVIVVGAENSYVPERMGWLAADTMEDALEMAKDFHGPSPEITMMHHPPFLIADMI; encoded by the coding sequence ATGGCCGAAGATAAGACATATAGTTGCGTGCGCATTTTGGACGAAGACTCCGTGCCCCGCTACATGCATTACGGCGAGGACTTCATCAATGTGAAGCTTCCGGCTGGAACTCGTGTAGTTTACGCAAAGCCTCCGATGAAGCCCATCGAGAACCGCAAAGCTGCCATTCGATACGCCTTGAACAATCCCGAAGGCGATGCAAAACCTCTCTATGCCCAGCTCAAGCCAGGTATGAAGGTTACCATCGCCATCGATGATATCTCGGTACCTCTGCCTCCGATGCGCACTCCAGATTTGCGTCAGCAAATGTTGGAAGTCGTGCTCCAGATTCTGGAAGACCACGGGGTCGAAGACTACGAGATGGTCATTGCTCTCGCGCTACACCGACCCATGACTGCGTCGGAAATCAAGCGCATGGTCGGCTCCGAGATCTTTAACAAATACTATCCTCACCGCCTCTACAATATGGACGGCGAGGATAAAGAAAACATGGTGATTCTCGGGACCACGCGTCATGGCGAAGAAGTCCAAATGGTGCGTAGGGCCGCGGAGAGTGACCTCCTCATCTACGTGAACATCAACTACGTCCCGATGAACGGCGGCTATAAGTCAATCGCCACCGGGCTCGCCGGCTACACTGGAATTCGACACCACCACAATCCCAAGACGATTCTGGCAAGCGATTCCTACATGGATCCAGAGAAGTCAGCGCTCTACTCGTCAAACGAACGCATCGGAAAAGTGATCAGGGAGAACCTCAATGTCTTCCACATTGAGACCACTTTGAACAACAAGATGTACGACGACAACCTGATGTTCTTGGCGAGGCCTGAGGATATCTGGTCGCCCGCAGACCACCTCAAGTTCAAGGCGATGCAAAAGGCGCTTGAGAGGGTCCCTCGTCCAGCAAAGCGCGCCCTCTTCCACAAAATCCCCGCGGATTACGGGCTGGTGGGTGTACACGCAGGTGAAACCGAAGCTGTGCACGCCAAGACCCTTGAAAAGTGTTGGCAACAGCATGCTGTGGAGATGGAAGGCCAAGCCGACGTCATGATCTACGGAATCCCCTTCGAGAGTCCGTACAACGTCAACTCTATCCTGAACCCTATTTTGGTTCACGTGATGGCGCTCGGATACTTCTTCAATATGTACCGCGGTAAGCCGGTCATCAAGAAGGGCGGAACGCTCATCATCACGCACCCGTGCTATGATGACTTCGATCCAGACCATCACCCGAGCTATATCGAGTTCTTCAATCTCTGCCTCTCAGAGACGCGGGATTCGAAAGTCCTGGCTCATAAATGGGAAGAGAAATTCGCCCATAACCCGAACTACATCGAGATGTACCGGCGCGGAAACGCCTATCACGGCGTCCACCCTTTCTACATGTGGTACTGGGGCGAAAACGGACGCGCACATATCGGGCGCGTCATCGTGGTTGGAGCCGAAAACTCCTACGTCCCTGAACGCATGGGTTGGCTCGCCGCTGACACCATGGAAGACGCCCTTGAAATGGCAAAAGATTTCCACGGACCTTCGCCGGAAATCACAATGATGCATCACCCTCCATTCTTGATCGCGGACATGATCTAA
- the hemW gene encoding radical SAM family heme chaperone HemW, with product MSVIFAPEGRPASIYVHIPFCERLCPYCDFAVAIRKEIPEEDYVQALIKEWEARKYRLSGRELVSVYFGGGTPSILSGAAIPRVLDSFSSVMNGVREVCVEANPTSVTDEKIRAWAAAGVTRVSLGVQTFSERYLRALGRNHDSDGALRAVELLLGSPLDISLDFIVGGPGNDRGEVEDDLRLLEKFGVDHVSAYQMTIEENTAFGKQNKRGELRVPKDDTVAELLDQMRDGLEAMGFEQYEVSNFGRAGVRSVHNQNYWRGGEYLGLGVGAHSLSISVIAERRANSRNLKAYLADPTEAHELETLYDLDHCRERLFLGMRSISGFELGALRRQFPHLDNDYFERVATSLAPFVNRGWLTQDDELYQPTKVGLYFSDSMAEAIFEVE from the coding sequence ATGAGTGTGATCTTTGCCCCCGAGGGCCGCCCCGCCTCGATTTACGTCCATATTCCTTTTTGTGAGCGACTCTGTCCTTATTGCGATTTTGCGGTTGCGATTCGTAAAGAGATTCCAGAAGAGGACTACGTTCAGGCGCTTATCAAGGAGTGGGAAGCGAGGAAGTACAGGCTTAGCGGCAGAGAGCTGGTCAGTGTCTATTTTGGTGGAGGAACACCTTCGATTCTTAGCGGGGCCGCCATCCCAAGGGTCTTGGACTCATTTTCTAGTGTGATGAATGGTGTGCGCGAGGTTTGTGTCGAGGCAAACCCAACGAGCGTGACCGATGAAAAGATAAGAGCCTGGGCAGCGGCTGGCGTCACGAGGGTATCCCTTGGGGTTCAGACCTTTAGTGAGAGGTACCTGCGCGCGTTGGGGCGGAACCACGACTCCGACGGTGCGCTGCGCGCCGTGGAACTGCTTCTTGGATCTCCGCTGGATATCAGCCTCGATTTCATCGTTGGCGGCCCCGGAAATGATCGGGGCGAAGTTGAGGATGACCTGCGGCTGCTGGAGAAGTTTGGCGTGGACCATGTCTCGGCCTACCAGATGACCATCGAAGAGAACACGGCCTTTGGGAAGCAAAACAAGCGTGGCGAGCTCAGGGTTCCAAAGGACGATACTGTGGCAGAGCTCTTGGACCAAATGCGAGACGGCCTTGAGGCGATGGGCTTTGAACAATACGAAGTCTCCAATTTTGGGCGTGCAGGGGTGCGCAGCGTACACAATCAAAACTATTGGCGCGGCGGCGAGTATCTTGGTTTGGGCGTAGGTGCGCACTCTCTTTCCATCTCGGTTATTGCCGAGCGGCGCGCTAACTCGCGCAATCTCAAGGCATACTTAGCGGACCCAACCGAGGCCCACGAGCTCGAGACGCTCTACGATTTGGATCATTGCCGCGAAAGGCTCTTTCTCGGGATGCGTTCGATCAGCGGATTTGAGCTCGGAGCCTTGAGAAGGCAGTTTCCTCACCTGGATAACGACTACTTTGAACGGGTCGCTACTTCTCTTGCTCCCTTCGTGAATAGGGGGTGGCTTACGCAGGACGATGAGCTATATCAGCCCACGAAAGTAGGGCTCTATTTTTCCGATTCTATGGCTGAAGCAATTTTCGAGGTCGAATGA